In the Helianthus annuus cultivar XRQ/B chromosome 11, HanXRQr2.0-SUNRISE, whole genome shotgun sequence genome, one interval contains:
- the LOC110890183 gene encoding UPF0678 fatty acid-binding protein-like protein At1g79260, whose translation MAGKTVVHPALEPVSYLIGTWRGEGEGGFPTISSFAYGEELIFTHPGNKPVIAYSQKTWKLSSGEPMHAESGYWRPKPDGTIEVVIAQSTGLVELQKGTYDAEKKVVKLQSELVGNASKVKEITRVFTLVDEELSYVVEMATNLTNLQPHLKASLKKL comes from the exons ATGGCGGGGAAGACAGTGGTGCATCCGGCGTTGGAACCTGTGTCGTATCTGATAGGAACCTGGAGAGGTGAAGGAGAAGGGGGTTTCCCCACCATATCTTCCTTCGCTTACGGCGAAGAGCTCATTTTCACTCATCCCGGTAACAAG CCTGTAATAGCTTACTCTCAGAAGACTTGGAAATTGAGTTCTGGAGAGCCCATGCATGCTGAGAGCGGCTACTGGAGGCCGAAACCCGATGGAACAATTGAGGTTGTCATCGCACAGAGCACTGGTCTCGTTGAACTTCAG AAAGGAACATACGATGCAGAAAAGAAAGTGGTGAAGCTTCAAAGTGAGCTTGTTGGAAATGCTTCAAAG GTTAAAGAGATAACTCGAGTTTTTACTCTGGTTGATGAAGAGTTATCTTATGTTGTTGAGATGGCTACCAACCTCACCAATCTTCAACCACACCTGAAAGCTTCTCTTAAGAAGCTCTAA